The nucleotide sequence GACCGGACCGCGAGCCTCGAGACCCTGAACCGGTTCCTCCTCGAGCAGGTCGCCGGCCAGCGCGACGTCGTGCTGATCATCGACGAAGCGCAGGACCTCGATCTCGATCTCCTCGAGCAGGTCCGGCTGCTCTCGAACCTGGAGACCGACCAGCGAAAACTCCTGCAGATCGTGCTGATCGGGCAGCCGGAGCTGCGCGACACGCTCGACGCCCGCGCCCTGCGGCAGCTCCGGCAGCGGATCACCGTGCGCTACCACCTCACGCCGCTCGACCGCGGCGAGACCGAGCGCTACATCGAGCACCGGATGATCGTGGCCGGCTGCGACCGCGCGCCGACCTTCACGCCGTGGGCGATCCGGAAGATCCACGGCTACTCGCGCGGCGTCCCGCGGCTCATCAACGCCGCCGTCGACAAGACGCTGCTCGCGGGGTTCGTCGCCGCGACCGACCGCCTGACCGGCCGCCACGTCGCGCGCGCGATCCGCGAGCTCGAGGGGAACGTGCGATGAGCCTGATCGACGACGCCCTGAAGCGGGCCCGCGAGGAAGCCGCGCGGCAGGACGAGGCCCTCCGCCGCGAGAAGCGGCCCTGGATCCCGCCTCCGCCGGAGAAACTGCGCTCCGCCGGATTCCCGGTCGTCCTCGCGGCGGCCTCGGCGGTCGTCCTGCTCGGCGCCGCGGCCTGGTGGGTGACGCGAAACCGGGGGGCGACGCCGCGCCCGGGGAACGGAGCGTCCGCCCCGCGAGTTCCGGCGTCTCCGATCTCCGCCGCCCCGCGGACGGCTCAGCCCCCGCCCGTTCTCGAGACCGTCGAGGTCCCGCCGCCGGCCGGAGAACGAATGCGAGCTCCCGAACCTTCCGCCGCCGCACCGGCGTCCGCGGCCGACGCGTCTCCGACGGCCCCCGCTCCGCGTGCCCGCCGCGCGTCCCCTGCGCCTGCGGCGGCTCCGCCGCCGCAGGCCGGGTCCGCGGCCGCCCCGGCGCCCGAACGCGCTTCCCGCGGTTCCGCTGCGGCCGCGTTGCGCGACGGAAGCACGTTCGTCCGCGTGGCCGATCTTCCTTCGGGCGAGAAGATCGAGCTCGGGGGGATCGTCTGGTCGGACACGAATCCGGTGGCCGTGATCGGCGGTCAGCTGCTGTCCCCCGGCGCCCGGATCGGCGACTTTCAGATCGTCCGGATCGAGGAGAACCGGGTGACGCTATACGGGCGCGGCGTCACGATCTATCTGACACCGTAGGCGAACGGCGCTGACCGTCGCGGGAACCGGCTCGGGGGACGGGAGCCGCCCTCCGTTCGCGATCCCCGTTGCTCGCGCCTCGGTAGCTCGCGCACGGACACGCGCGGCCGATCGGCGCGCTCAGCGCTGGACGGCCTTCGGCGAGAATCGTTCGCGACGCGGCCCCGAGAATCGCCGGCCGCGAGTCTCGCCGCGTCTTTTCAGACGGCGCAGCGCCGCGGCCTGGAAGTCCGCCCGACGCGCTCCCGGCGACGGCGGACGCTCCGCCTCGCGGAACGCGAGCGTGTGGACGTGGGTGAACTCCGCTCCGAGCAGCAGGATCAGGCTGACGTAGTAAACCCACAGGAGGATGAGCACGACCGATCCCGCCGCCCCGTAGGCCGACGCGACCGCCGTGCGGCCGAGATAGAGCCCGATCGCCCACTTGCCGGCGTTGATCAGGAGCGACGTCACGAACGCCCCGAGCCACACGTCGCGCCATTCGATCTCGGCGTCCGGAAGGATGCGATAGATGAGCGCCATGAGCACCGTGATCATCCCGTACGAGACGAGCACGTCGGCGACGTGGAGGAAGCCGACCGGAATCGACTCGTGCCACTCGAGGTACTCCCGCAGCGCCGAAAGAGCGGCCGAGAACGCGAGCGATACGAGCAGCAGGAACCCGACCGCCAGCAGCAGCGCGAACGAGAGCAAACGCTTTCGCAGGAGCGTCCGGAATACGTGCCCGGGGCGCGGGGCGACGCCCCAGACGGCATTGAGCGCTCGCTGCAGGTGCACGAAGACGCCGGTGGCTCCCGAAAGGAGCGTCGCGACGCCGACGACGCTCGCGAGGCGGCCCGACTTCCCGCTCGCGACCTTCCGCAGGACCTGCCGGACGGTCTCGCCGGCGCCCGCGCCCATCAGGCCGGCGAACTCGCGAACGATTCGCCCCTGAACCACGTCGCGGCCCCAGACGAGACCGGCGACGAAGATCACGACGAGCAGGACCGGGGCGAGCGAGAAGAGCGTGAAATAGGCGAGCGCGGCGCCCTGGGTCGGGACGCCGTGGCCGAAGAAGTCCTCCACGATCCGCTCGGTGAGGCGGCGGAAACGGCGGAAACCCGTGCGCGCAAGTGCCATGCTCCGACGGAACAGCACGCTCTGTGCCACCCGATGCGCGCGGCCCGCCATATACAATCGCGGTCGGAAGGAAGGAGGGTCCATGGCGAAGGTCAAGTCCGCCCGGGTTTCCCCCGCCGCCCGCCCCGTCTCGTCCGCCCGCCCCGCGAACCCGTTCGAAACGGCGCTCGAGCAGTTCGACCGCGCCGCGGACCTGCTCGGTCTCGATCCCGGGATGCGCGAGGTGCTGCGCCGGCCGAAACGCCAGCTGATCGTTTCGGTCCCGACGAAGATGGACGACGGTTCCATCCGGGTTTTCGAGGGGTACCGAGTCCAGCACAACATCGCGCGCGGTCCCGCCAAGGGCGGGATCCGCTACCACCCGCAGGTGACGCTCGAC is from Thermoanaerobaculia bacterium and encodes:
- a CDS encoding Glu/Leu/Phe/Val dehydrogenase dimerization domain-containing protein — encoded protein: MAKVKSARVSPAARPVSSARPANPFETALEQFDRAADLLGLDPGMREVLRRPKRQLIVSVPTKMDDGSIRVFEGYRVQHNIARGPAKGGIRYHPQVTLDEVKALASWMTWKCAVVNIPFGGGKGGVICDPKRMSQDELERMTRRFTSEISIIIGHDRDIPAPDVYTNPQVMAWMMDTISLTKGYST
- a CDS encoding YihY/virulence factor BrkB family protein, yielding MALARTGFRRFRRLTERIVEDFFGHGVPTQGAALAYFTLFSLAPVLLVVIFVAGLVWGRDVVQGRIVREFAGLMGAGAGETVRQVLRKVASGKSGRLASVVGVATLLSGATGVFVHLQRALNAVWGVAPRPGHVFRTLLRKRLLSFALLLAVGFLLLVSLAFSAALSALREYLEWHESIPVGFLHVADVLVSYGMITVLMALIYRILPDAEIEWRDVWLGAFVTSLLINAGKWAIGLYLGRTAVASAYGAAGSVVLILLWVYYVSLILLLGAEFTHVHTLAFREAERPPSPGARRADFQAAALRRLKRRGETRGRRFSGPRRERFSPKAVQR
- a CDS encoding AAA family ATPase, with amino-acid sequence MSTLEKAAPAPGIYNDYYGFREAPFNITPDPRFLFFSDRHREAFNHVLFGIRERKGFIQLTGEVGAGKTTVCRAILEELGPRYRTALILNPCMTATQLLRAVLTELGLPRRADRTASLETLNRFLLEQVAGQRDVVLIIDEAQDLDLDLLEQVRLLSNLETDQRKLLQIVLIGQPELRDTLDARALRQLRQRITVRYHLTPLDRGETERYIEHRMIVAGCDRAPTFTPWAIRKIHGYSRGVPRLINAAVDKTLLAGFVAATDRLTGRHVARAIRELEGNVR